Within the Montipora foliosa isolate CH-2021 chromosome 11, ASM3666993v2, whole genome shotgun sequence genome, the region TGAACTCTTCCCAAAGAGAGTTCTCAAGTCCTTTCATTCCTTGTTGACCTATGGAAAAGTTACGGGCAAAATTTCATCATGGTTTTACACTAAAAGCGATTATTATCAGGACTTTGGAACAATGAATGCGACTAGTAATTCTCCTTGGATTGCTCCTGTGAACCCAGAGTTTTTTACCGAAACTGCTTTGTGGAATATCAGTCGGAACGCCATTGAAATATTGTCCGGCGGCAAAATCTACTTTCCGTATGATGTGGCTGTCTCGATGCACCGAAGGCTAGATTTTATAACTGCAGCAGGCAAAGGTACGAGAAGCGTAATGAAGCGATGTCAAAATTGTGACACCTTATACGCTTAAGCTTTAATAAGATTAATAAGCctttaattaactaattaatcATTGAATTAAAGGAATAAACTAGTATTGTCTTTTGCCTTTATACGACCATCTGTTATGGCAATGATAGAGTCATTCTGCTTCAAGCCAGATTCCAGATGCAAACATTGAACTGGGCTACAGTGAAGGCCGCTTAGGAGTCTTTTAAAATCAAATGTATAATCATaatatatttttgatttttgtttttaatgtaaggAACAATGAAGTTGAACTGTTTTTATAATTGGAACAGAATATTTCTATGATTTTAATAATTTCTGTATTAATtgactgattttcaataaagtattattattattattattattatattgctGCTTTACGTATACTGCTTGCAAAGTTATCATTGCTGAAATTTGCCTTGTATTTTAGATCATGCAACAGATGATCTCATGGTTCGAATATCTCTTAACAGAGATTTCAAGAAGAATGATTACGGAGAGTCAATATTCTACAAAGACAGTGGAGAAATTCTTGCAGCTGTTTACCCTAAAGTGGGACGAATGGTGGTATGGAATGCATCAGTCCCTTTCATCTTTAAGCCTCCTGCTATGTCCTATTTGCAAGCTCAGTACGATGTTATTATAAGACTTTCAACATCAAAGGAGAGAGCTGATCAGAAAATTGTGGAAACTAAGGTACTGGGAATCATTATTGTCATCACCCTCATTCCCAAAAATCACAACTCTGGCGTTATTCTGAAGTTCTTAGATGAAAATCTAATCTAATCTAGGTCTGATTACCAGCTGCAGTTTTGGGAACAGACCCTGTACTCCTCCCCTTGTtgtgagaaagaaagaaagaaagaagacagATTCTTCAAAACCCAAGAATAAAGATTAAAACTCATTTAAAtaattctttgaaaaatgcatgccCCTAGACACCCTTAGAAGAAGCTGGGACCATTAGGCCCCCTTGTTAATACAGTCAGTTACTCCTCTCCAACCATCTGCCATCTTTTAACACCcttggggttccccattgacgagtaaagtcatctggcattagacagagcaaaatactaagtgtggccagtttaggccggtttaggcaTCAAAAGggtaacccattgaccccttgTAGTGAGACtgaacagattttactctgcctaacacCAGGCGATTTTACTTGACAACTGGGGGCGTCCTAGGttgtttgaggtgtcagtgggttaaaatGTCCAAGTATTGAAAAGAATCTACTCATCCGAGTAAACTAATCCCCAAAAAATATGGCTTCAGAAAATTCAGATtgcgcactggtggctcagttggttgagcattgtgctgtcacgtgggaggtcatgggtggtttagtggtcatcaaccgtgcctccaacctctgtgacccaggttcaactctggctcgggtcgtatgtgggctgagtttcagtcaatctcaatctgactccgagggtttttctccgggtactccagttttcctccctcctcaaaatcaactcctggcctattccatcaggctgtggtgctgtactccgaggtcatacatgggtcgtgttcaggggccaaGTGCCTAGTCAGCAGCACAGCTCCTTTGGTCCAACCTCGTAGAGCTGCACCCTTAGTAATTCATTCTcagactgcgagaaagggcaatTAGCAGGTTAGATAttagaagtggccggcttggcggtgatgtctctaaaaaggcttgtgctGTATGAGGCCACcgaagcagaaacagccataagtcaaaagggGACTTTGCCGTGTGCTGGAATATGTAGATGTAGACGTAGATGTAGACTGTGAATGCTGTTTTTCCCATTTCTCATCAGAGGCAAATGGCAAATTCAGAAAAGCAGGATACATTGCGATTTGCTTTGTCTGATGGAGGTGACTTTCCTGCCCTTGATTTAAGCAAATATGAGAAAAGAAGATTTCATGACAGCCAGGGAAGAGAGATTGCCGTGTTTGATGGCTTAATAGACACCAAAGATCTTGATGCCTTGCGACTGTTCTTGTTACAATACAACAGTGCTTTTCTTTACCATGGTTACGACACAAGTGGTGATGAAGAGCATGACAATGTCTCCTGGATTGCCATGTTAAAGGTTTATTATCCTGTTCATTTTATTTATGCAGTAATTTTGTGAATCAGTAAGTTACCATCATTCATTTCAGTTGTCATTGTTAACCTTGCAAGGCAAGAACAAATTGTCACAGTACATTGTACTTTAACCTGAATATGTCTCACAGTTGCTTTATCACATGACTTTAGCAACTCATTCCTGTTTTCTTGAGATTAAGGGAGTGAAGGTTATATTATTTGTCTTTACTGCTGACATTTTGGTATCAAAAACTGTCCATGCTGTTTCAGGTAGAGGATTTTGTGACCAGTCGACTGTGGAAACTTGTTAAGCAGCTGGCGGCATATCTTAGTGGTATTCATGAGTGGTATCCATATGACGTATCCATGAACATCATCAGGAATTCACACTTCCCAAGAATTCACCAAGACTGTGAAGACAATGAGGTAAAAGCCATTTCAGTGGCCAGAGATTGAGCTGCAATTTGTGCAATGTGACAAGGAGATTCTGTACATACTGTAATAGAATCTCATACAACATTGATGAAAGATCTGTATGGGTATTTGCAATGACAAATGGTAGAAGAACTGTTGTAAAACCAATACAAGTCCCCCACAAAATATTGTGTCTGATTTGCAAAATAAATGCATGGTATGGTGGGTTTATTCATATTCTGCATCTAAATTGAAAAAAGGGCAATCCTTGTGTTCAGATACAATCAATTACTTTTATTAAAATGCATTCAGTTTCTGTTCTAGTTTACAAGAAAAGTAATCGCTACACTTACATGTATGCTAAGTCTCATTAATTTCAATTATTTAGGACAAAACTActatatgattattattattattattattattattattattattaattatgcttaattattaattattaatttatcatcatcatcattattagttatcattattatgactAATTATTATTAGGACAAATGCTAACGTTATTGTGATTCGCAAAATGTGTCACAGGTCCTGGCTAATGCATTATTGTTTATTTCTAAATGTTTCCACTCACCTTATCTGCGGCTTACTGCTTCGTtttaaaccaaaacaaaacaatgttggCACAAAAGTAGAGTTTGCTTCCCTGTGGTATTAGTTTGGATGACACCAACAGGGCTGctcagaattttttttgtttaagtttgtttgtttgtttgtatgcTTGAACAACATGGTCGCCCTAACGTAATGTAGAAACAAAAGACACTTTCTAATAGCAAGAGTATTTATACCTTTTGATATTCCAGCATGAGTATACCTTCTTGTTGTACCTCACACCTGACTGGGAGGTAAATAACTATGGCGAAACTGTGTTTTTTGAAGAACTTTTAACCAAAGATGGTGAGCCCTTCCCTCCCGGTAAACAGCGATACGAATGGTTAGCATCTGTGCGTCCTCGTTATGGCAGAATTGTGATATTCAGAGGTATAATTCCTCACTCTGCTAGACCACCCAACCCGGGATTCAGTGGAGTGCGTTACACATTTGCTTGCAAGGTAAGTTGGAGAAAGTTGACAAATAGAATGCtcagttttcaaaattttttgatGTATGGTTGTAAATACTTTAAGACATCAGTTGTTAAAGCTACTACGTTAATCCGATGGTAATTTAAAATCttataatgcaaaaaaaatcgaaaaaaaaaaaacgcgccattttcccaacATAATTTGTGCCATGCTCGGCTAGGGTGCATGCGTTTTCTCTCACTGAGAGCCTGTGGCGGTATTTTTTCCCGTTCTAATTGGCTTATGGGGCTGCCTGTGTCTCTTTTGATTGGGTAGAGCTCTTATAACACATTGTACATTATCAGGTTTCGCGCAGTTACCAACTGGCAATATCAAAGGCATTACGTGAAACATTGGAATATCTGGACAGCGAAAATATCGACGATCCGGAAGCTTCTAAGTTGCTTAATGAGTTACACCAGGACGACCAGAACAAACCACTTCGTTCGACGGAATATATTGAAGAACAATTTAAAAAGTACTGGCGCAAGAGGGAAGAAGTGTATGATAAAATAAAAGGGACTATCATCGCGCAGTTGGTTGCCTCTAAAGGACATGTCAAGGATGAACTGTAATTTTTAATGCTTAGTCAAtcacttaaaattatttaaaggcGATTTATTGCGTTTTAATGGGGAGCTGTTAATATGTAATTCATTATTAAACAGACATTTTTAACTTGATAAGTCAGTTTCTccgaaacaagaaaataaatatggAAGAATACAAAAGCCGGTGTCTTAAGTCAATAGTGGAAAACTGAATATAGAACTCGTATTAAAAGGGTCTGTATGCTTTATCATCGCGTTTGTGTCTCCCAAGAGACGATTTCGACCTGTGAAATGTGATCTATATTTGCTGCGGTAATACTTACACGCTCATTCTCACCATCAGCAAGTCGTTCTCAggacaagggcacccaacgagaagattaagccaaaagcctttgaggaaatttctaggctccttgtaatgtataaagactgtctaaagagatgttattatcacctagaagaatttgatatcttagctgaaaactGAAGTGTCCGagaattttagggaatgatatcttcattcAGGAATTGCTAGCTGAACCTTACAATTCTATAAACTTCCCAGCAAACCTTTttctcatccgaaactgctaggtgacctttttaagtgtcccttccgaaaacgtaaggtgctacttttccctggttgcaaatcttttaggtgatgtttcagtaaagaaatctatagctgtttggcaacgaaGAACCGAAATCCTTAGAACAGTTTGCCTCTCCCGAACATacatttcaccgaagattatcgtttactctcgttgggtgcccctgtccgGACTTCTTTCACTCCGGCGGAGGATCTTACTTCATCGAGTTGTAATGATAGCTCCGTAGAGTCTCTAtgcgtttaatttttaatttgaactCGCTTTTACATTGAGGCATACCGCAGTGACCATCAGGCAATTAAAAGAATCAACGCATTCCTCACCCTTGAAGTTAAAAATGCGTTGAATTTCCTTACATGTACAATAGATTGATTGAATTGGACTATTTGAGACGATGGTCAAACGAATTCCAAAGGACTATATACAACTGAGATAAGGTTGAATcgttattttttaacttttcttatTAGCTATATAAAAAGGAACTATTGCATTGACTTCGATATTTGTGAAACACCAGCAGTTTTATTGTTGGAAACCTATCTCTCGTTTTCTTGTGGGAAATCTATCTCTCGTTTTCTTGTGTTTCGTCGTTCTTTTCTAAACTCCTGAGAAAGTTATTGACTCTTTCGTGGAGAGTACAATCCATGACGTCCTCATTAGGATCTACCGGACTGACATTGCCTTTAAAGGAAACGCCCGGTTCGATACCACGTGATATTCTCAGTTTAGGAAGTTCAGTTGGTATGTCATCGACAGAAAGTGCCGTTGGTCCGTTGTTATCACGCGAGGGCAGAGAAGCCCTAGTCTCCTTGTGCACTATGGGAAGGTGCTCTATTTGTGGGGGGCAGGAGATTTTTCTTACGAGTCTCGGGGAAGTTAATTTTCCCGTTGAGTTGCCCGGTGATAAGTTTCTCCTGACAAATAACGGACTACCTTGGTGCTTGCGCATTggttttggtgaaagttttctGACCGGTTGTGAAGAACTGTTGAGAGTAACTGAAATGCTGGCATTTGTAGACGCCTGGATTGGTGTTTCGCCGGACATCTCTTTACTGCGGTTTGAGGTAGGATTTGTGTTAAGCTGGAGGGAATTAAGACTCGGAGTTTTCCTCAAACCAGGACTAACGCTCAGTTTTCCTGTTGGAGGCGGATCTGTGACGGAAATCTGTCGACGTGAACCCGACAAAGACGACGGTGAAGACGACAAGTGTTCCGATGAACTCGATAACTGCTTCGTGATTGGTCGTTTCAAGTCCGAGGACACTTTTCTCGTCCAGGCAGCATGTTTATGGGAGCTGTTCACTTCCAGACCCTTTAAAGTATTTTGACTGGGGTTGCTGTCATctgaaaaagaacattttagGGTTTGGGTTAACCTATACGGTTCGGTAGTTTTCAATTTCCTTTACTTTCTACTTTGTCTTGATCAACAAACtttttgttttcgcttttgtACATACTCTTTCACTTTCTTTCAccctgaaattaaaattaagttattgttttgtttgtttcccatCGCCCTAATTGCCAACCCATCCTTCCTGAACTCGAACACTTGGGCTAAAATCGTGTATGCTGCGCTCAAACAAGCATAAATGATCTTGCATTCCTTACCGTGAATAGTTACCCACGAAATAATGTCTGACTTGAATTAACTTGTTACCTCTAAAGGAGACGGCATTGCCAATTAGATACATGATTACAGTCGGTCAATTATTCAATGATATTTGGGATATATATATGTATCTCTTTAATCATGGGGCTGTGATATCATAATTAATTTGCTTCGAAGTGGACGGAGTGTATTATTTCCTCGTTCTGACATGTCAAGTAAAAAGTTCTAATAAGCAAACATCAACAAACCCCTACACATGTTGCCTAACTGATGAACTAGTTGTTTTCGATGCGAAGAGACGGGGACGCGTGTTGTCAGCGACGTTAGCTGCAACTGTTTCACTCGTAGCAAAACTTCGATGAAAGTTAAAAGGGCcttactttaaattcacaaaTGTAAAGTGGTGGAATTCAGGCCTTTTGATGCTTCGAtcttatttattattcatttgCTGGATTTTGAGAGATGCAGAACGAAGAATAAATTAGCAACACTGACTTCGTACCTTCAAAGAGAATATTCTCTACGTCTTCAAATTCCTCAACCATTGAGTTTGGAATTTCGTCACCAAACTTACTCGCCGGAGACAAATGCTCGCTTGTTAGTCTTCTCAGGTCAAACGTGTGTATTGATGTTGTTGTTCGTTTTGCTCCGTTGTTCTCTTTCTCAGGTGCGTGCGTTTTCTTAATGAACTGCGGATTGCGAACCGTTGCTTGTCCTCTCAATGTATCCTGCAGACCTTGGACTTCATGTTGAAGACGACTCAGTGTCTCCTTATGAGCTTTCTCCATCGAGTTCAAAGACTTCTGCAGCATTCTGTCTTCGCGATCATTCAGCCAGCGCACATTGTTTCCTCCTCGTTTAAGGTTTAACTCTCGCAGACTAAATTTGACCTGCCCCATAGCAGCGATTTTTGTGCTTTCCATTCTTTGGAGAGGACAATAATGTGTACAAAGCCAATCGTATTAACGTCTGATGTATCCCAGTGCTAAGGGATTCCACAAATGTTTGTCAAATGTGATTTATGCGCAGTATCTTTTAGTCCACTCTCGCTCGCGTGCGAAGATAACAATCAATCATCATTGTGATTTATTTGACACTTGGATATGGAACATCAGTTTTCAAACAATGAACTTAAGggttttaatgttatttttcccGTTATGGATAATTTGCTTGAGAAGTTTCTTTTCTAAACAATTGCCCAGCCTGTTCTTTTATGTTTTAATTAATCAGTTTTCAATGCAGAAATTTGCGTCACAGTTCCAAATTGACCAAAGCGCACTTATTAAAATCGAGGTGAGTCTAACATCTCAAGCATGAAATGACATAAATTTATGAATCACAAAAACGGCAAGGAACCCTTGCGAAAACGGGAAAATACAAGTAACCAGATGAACTATATACTTTCGGTTCGGTGGGGCACCTTCTCTGGAAAGGAACTTGACCCTCTGTGCAGTATTTACTTAATACTGTTTAACCTctaacaaaatatttcttctgAATCAGCTGAACTTTAGCctcatttttttcttcacgAACTTTGTTCATTTCATTGTGCGTGTTTGCGCAAGAGTGAAAGTCATCATTGACGCGCTTCCTGCTTACCAGAATCGTTATCTTTCTGGACATTAATTAGAAGTGACGATgcatttttagcattttcaGCAATGTCGACTTACTGTTTAGTTCAAAGATTTCAAGTTCTTGAGATTTATGCTCTTATCGCTACCATGGAAACTCGAGGAAGGCTGCCGTTACCGGCATGTCTTATTTGTCTTCCTTCAAAATTTAACCCAGCCAAACCGCACATGCGCTCTTTCTTTCCTGCATGGTGTGCATTGATCCGGTGACAAAATCTACAATAGGTGAACctggtgatgatgataatggttTTATCGACTTTCCAAATTACAAAATGGCTCTCTCTTCATCGCAAAGAAACTATAAGTAAATCAAATCATACATTGGCTTGTTGAGGTGAGGGGAAAATtggagtacccggaaaaaaactCTTGGAGGAGAggcgaacccaggccacattggttggaggcGAATGATCGCACCATTGCGCCTGCTGCTCCAACCCAATGATTTCTTTAATAAAAGTACAGGGTCACCGTCCCGAAAGGACAAAACAAATCGGTAATGTGTTGTTTTTTGATGTGATAAACAAACAGTTCGAAAAAAGGCAATGACGTAATGTGAAAGATAATGAGAAACGAAGTATgcagtcctttcacgggaacacatgagctcagcaaattgatctgctcccaactgtgttgcttcatagctcagttggttgagcgttGCACCGTCATCGTGGAGGTCATGTGTTTTGAGTCCCactgaagccacctgaatttttcaggtgacaactgctttaattgtccagatttagagtggttttcaattgagtgtcgaaagtaattagcaaattgctttggtttatgattagttcactcagtgattgcttcaaagttttcgcgccactttttcaaccaatcagaagtaataccaaaaccaatcgtgactcgcgcgtgcacattttcccgcgctttgtgtcggctacggtgcaattgcttcgagttttcattggtttactggattgtctccgtcctttctgattggctaaagtaattactttggttttggttttacgacactcggttgaaaatcgctctaagaACATTACAACTTAAATCCGTTAAATTCACATTCTTAAGCATTGCAGCACATACCACGAAATACCACTGCGTGTCTTGATGTTGTAGCGTCTCTGTAGACCGTTGTCGTTGAAGAAAGGCAGTGCTTTTCGAAAGATTGGCTTTATCTATTCTTTCACCGTTATCAGCCTTTCCgctcaagtttatttttaattatgcaCCCGGCACCTTGCTTACGTTCACTGATTCCGAGGCCTAGTGAAAAAACAGCGTTTTTCCTTTACTTTGTATCTCCATGCAGtctcaaaaaattgtaaatgtcAATGGAAATTGTGCTACTTAAGAGCTATTAGGTAACCATTCCATAACAGGTGTCATGGAAACGAAACGCGAAGAGGCAGTGCCTCATTTGCCTCAtcctggctacggccctgagtGAATCCATCATCGAGAAGACCTTTTGTACTTTTAAAATGAAGTATAACTGGACAACCACGCATTTGTTTGCAAACTGTTACTGAACTAACTCTTGTATGGCGGAACGCACTTTATGTTACTGGGTAACTAATATTGAAAACTCGAGATGTCAGCGGGTGAATCCGTTTCGCAGGAAGTTTACTAAACTGCATTTTTGGTGCTAGGAGTTCCAAAAATGGGAGGCGAAAAGATAAAACGTGAGACACCTGGAAAGACGCGCATATGAGAAATACTGTCATATGATACTCGTGAGAACTCCCCCATGACACTTTTTCAATGAAACTATTAGCCCTCATGGGGGAGAGGTCAACCATTATCATATGTCAGTGTTAACACGACAGAACGAATCccactggccggaggcaaaccatttGGTGGCTATTTACATGTGCAAGCGAGACGTTGGAACCAGCTGTGAATCAAGTACTGACTTTATATGTGGGACCAACGTTTTTTTTGAATAAACTGAGTTAGGTGTTAAAGTTGCGGCTTTATCGCGAAAAATCGCACCTGGCAGTGTGAGACGTTGGACTGGATGAGGTGAGTGGTTCACTTGCATCCATCGTGACGTCCTAACACTTTGTAGGAAGGCCATTTCTGAGAAATGGACCTCATATTGGGTCAGTTCACGCAAACAATGAGGTAAGGTTACACTGTCACACAAGTAGATGCAAAAACTTCccgttgaccaatcacaatatTACTCAAACTACAATCCGTCAAACGCTTTGCAAGCTGTTTTATTCGGAGGTTTATGAGGGAAAATACCAACGGTGGggtttttttgaattttgttattatcGATGTTAAATAACTCAAAAAACACAaagtatttgaaattttattgttgtgaaAGTCGATTCTCtctagaaatgacaaaattgtaACTTGTAGTAATCTTGAGATGACTGAGATAGGGAGATTCGGTCCAAAATCATGAGTTTCCCGGATTATCCGCAATATTTATGGGGAGTTTCAAATACCGGCCCAATCTATTAGCAAAATATCATTGACGTATCTGAACGTGACATCGAGTTCGAAACCAAATCCACATCTGTCTGGTACCATTTGCACGAGGAATGTCTTtcaaaactataaaaaatatgGGAAAATTTCTATAAAATTGCAATTTGTTTGGTCAGTAATTATTTTTGCATCATTTGGATGTCGCGGTAGCGTAATATTGAATTCAATTCATCGTTATTCACGTGGAAAATAACATGAAGATTAGCATACTGTTGAATGTCATTGCGGGGCAAAGAGGCTTATATTGCACTTGAACTTTGTTCTGGAAAATTCACACTGGCTAGTCATGCAGAACGTAAACGAGAAATGGACACGAAAATCCTAGAACTGAAATTCTGACTTAGCTCTTCGTAGCCATGAGCAAAAGGACaagtaagaaaaaatattcaGATCCTGATTCTAAGCTCAAGGGAAGCAAATGCGAAGACAACTGGGTTTTGGTTAACGAAATCCAAAAGGGCTTGACGGATAACAACAACGAGAAGATATTGAAGTATGGTAATCAACGAACGCTGTTGAATTTTGATCAGATGCCCTCGTTCTTTAGGGAACCGTTCATAATTTCTTCCTATCGACAATGCAATTCATCAGTCTCAGACTGTTTCAAAAGTCTTTTTCAAGCAACGAATGAGACCATCAATATCTGGAGTCACGCCTTGGCGCTTGTGATCTTCGTATTGCGCTTTGCAGCAGTGTTCAAGAAACATAACCTGGGAAGATTCCCATATCTATCCCCTACTCTGCTTCGCTTTCGGGATTTGTACCATGTTAGCGATGAGTGTGGGGCGCATTTGTTTAATTGTTATCCATCAAGGCTCGACACATTTGTTTTTTCCTCGATTATTCTGTTATTAGTGTGTACGCATTTACAGCTGGCCAAGTGTTCTACTTTTACTCCCGTCCGGCTTTCACAAACTGGGTGATTTTCAATACCCCTTACGATGTTCCTGGGAATATCAGCGGCTATTTCGTTCGTTTCGACGTTCGCATGTTGCCACTCATTTGCGCAAAAAAACCGTTTTGATGCAGTTATCAAAGCTGCAACTTACAGTAGCTCTTGGTTGTTTAACACATCGCCCTTTCTGTTTATGCTAATCTTATGTAACCCGACGACCTGCAGCAGTGCAGCATCGATTCATTACTTCGCGCGTCACTGTTTATTTTACGTTGGAGGGACTTTGGCTTATACTACTCGGATCCCAGAGCGTCTAATGGTAGGTGTGTTTGATGTCTTGGGTCACAGTCACCACTTTCTGCATATACTGTGCTGTGTTGGAGCATCTGATGAGTTCTCAGCTGTTGAGCTGGACATGATACAGCGGAGAGAACCTCTACTGCATCTTTCTGGCCCCACCGTTACAAACACTTTTGTGTTGACTGGTTTGGTGGTCTTGGGAAACATCGCAGTGGTGTTGTGgtgttcaaagaaaattaagttTCCTTAAAACTGAGATTGAGTTAAATGGAGTACGTCGCCTAGCTGCAGCAAATGTTATTTTTGTGCAAACCTGCAGAGCCTTTTTGGCTGCCGAAAGGAAGAGCTCGTTTTGTTTCAGTGGCTGGTGCATTCGAATTGCAAGAACCTGAAAAGATAAACTTTCCCAgttttcttaaagtgcccctgtgaccaaaaaaaaattcatctcctatttttctttggatttcaaaactatgttaactaaacactgagTAACCATAGTTTTAAACCTTGATTTcgaaaagacacctgtttattttatctGGAATTTTCCcgtttaatggtccaccattataAAAagtttaagttcttgagagagctggatctaGGAGAAAATGAcctcaaaggctcactagtttaagaatgcaatgcgtgtgtacgctatagaattaatatgcagcacggaagttttgggcttacagacttttaaacttgtgttttacATATgcaataagctgcgttcacacgctaaGCCTTTGACGTCcctttccctggatccaaccttatgaggtctaatcggtcagttttgaacgtgagtagtggagaaccgtgaaatccaaaacttacacggtcttacactcaaagtaaacggcctttagataaaaatcg harbors:
- the LOC137975764 gene encoding uncharacterized protein codes for the protein MYLLPLLCCLILLLSPSSSTKLKLKQTFEDGEKRVFIFDELFPKRVLKSFHSLLTYGKVTGKISSWFYTKSDYYQDFGTMNATSNSPWIAPVNPEFFTETALWNISRNAIEILSGGKIYFPYDVAVSMHRRLDFITAAGKDHATDDLMVRISLNRDFKKNDYGESIFYKDSGEILAAVYPKVGRMVVWNASVPFIFKPPAMSYLQAQYDVIIRLSTSKERADQKIVETKRQMANSEKQDTLRFALSDGGDFPALDLSKYEKRRFHDSQGREIAVFDGLIDTKDLDALRLFLLQYNSAFLYHGYDTSGDEEHDNVSWIAMLKVEDFVTSRLWKLVKQLAAYLSGIHEWYPYDVSMNIIRNSHFPRIHQDCEDNEHEYTFLLYLTPDWEVNNYGETVFFEELLTKDGEPFPPGKQRYEWLASVRPRYGRIVIFRGIIPHSARPPNPGFSGVRYTFACKVSRSYQLAISKALRETLEYLDSENIDDPEASKLLNELHQDDQNKPLRSTEYIEEQFKKYWRKREEVYDKIKGTIIAQLVASKGHVKDEL
- the LOC137975765 gene encoding uncharacterized protein, whose translation is MESTKIAAMGQVKFSLRELNLKRGGNNVRWLNDREDRMLQKSLNSMEKAHKETLSRLQHEVQGLQDTLRGQATVRNPQFIKKTHAPEKENNGAKRTTTSIHTFDLRRLTSEHLSPASKFGDEIPNSMVEEFEDVENILFEDDSNPSQNTLKGLEVNSSHKHAAWTRKVSSDLKRPITKQLSSSSEHLSSSPSSLSGSRRQISVTDPPPTGKLSVSPGLRKTPSLNSLQLNTNPTSNRSKEMSGETPIQASTNASISVTLNSSSQPVRKLSPKPMRKHQGSPLFVRRNLSPGNSTGKLTSPRLVRKISCPPQIEHLPIVHKETRASLPSRDNNGPTALSVDDIPTELPKLRISRGIEPGVSFKGNVSPVDPNEDVMDCTLHERVNNFLRSLEKNDETQENER